One segment of Niallia sp. Man26 DNA contains the following:
- a CDS encoding recombinase family protein, with product MLQKIKKNDKVITTKFFSIADSTKDLANLLLQIQRKEAYILFTQENIDTSKDTGKYLENFLKSVVFLQSDIISEHTKKGIMEAKAKGTLTGRPRKPSYMVERAINMYHSNNFTISEITKETGISKSSLYRYLME from the coding sequence ATGCTTCAAAAAATAAAGAAAAATGATAAAGTTATCACAACTAAGTTCTTTTCTATTGCAGATTCAACAAAAGATCTGGCTAACTTATTATTACAGATACAAAGAAAAGAAGCTTATATTCTATTTACCCAAGAGAATATCGATACAAGTAAAGATACTGGAAAATATCTAGAGAATTTTCTGAAAAGTGTAGTCTTTCTTCAAAGTGATATAATCAGTGAACATACTAAAAAGGGAATAATGGAAGCCAAAGCAAAAGGGACATTAACAGGTAGACCAAGAAAACCATCGTATATGGTAGAACGTGCTATAAACATGTACCATAGCAATAACTTTACAATTTCAGAAATAACTAAAGAAACTGGCATAAGTAAGTCCAGTTTATATAGATATTTAATGGAATAA